Within the bacterium genome, the region ATTGCCAGTATTTGTATTTGATTTGAGGATATCTCATAGACGAGGCGGTAGGAATTTACAATTAATTCCCGTATATTGGGGTCATTTCTTTCGGGAACGATTCTGCCCATTTTAGGAAACTGTGCTAAATTTTCTGACTTTTCAATAAACTCCTGTGATACCTTAACGGCGTAATACCTGGAATCGCTCGCGATGTAATCATAGATATTCTTCAAATCCAGTTTTGCCGGGATTGACCAAATTACCATGATTTAACTTCTTCTTTCAGCCCTTCAACGGAAATGACTTTTCCTTCCTTGATTGCATCCTGCCCTTTTTTAATTTTATCGATTACATAAAGCCTGTACATAATTTCATCAATGTCGGCAGATTCAGGAAGTTTTGATATTACGTCAATGGCT harbors:
- a CDS encoding type II toxin-antitoxin system RelE/ParE family toxin, whose translation is MVIWSIPAKLDLKNIYDYIASDSRYYAVKVSQEFIEKSENLAQFPKMGRIVPERNDPNIRELIVNSYRLVYEISSNQIQILAIIHAKQDFENAFKKNQGN